In Anaerolineales bacterium, the sequence CTTTTCGCCCACGGCGGACCACCCGCCGAGATTGTGGAGCGCTTGGGCCTGCAGCAGATCTCTGACCCGCAACAATTGCAAACCTGGGTGGCTGCCGTGCTGCAGCAAAATTCGCAGCAAGTGACCGAGTACCTGGGCGGTAATGCGCCGCTGCTCAACTGGCTGTTCGGCCAGGCTCTCAAGCTGTCGGGCGGCAAGGCCGACCCGGCCAAATTGCGCGCCGAGCTGCAGCGCCAGATCGCCGCCACTGAGACCTCCGGGGAGGAACTGCCATGAACCAAACCATTGCCAGGGTCGAAGCGCTCTGCTTGACCGTCAAGGATTTGCCTGGGGAGCATGTAGATGAGGTGCAGGTGGATTGGGAGGGCTTCTTCGGGGACAAGCATTACGGACTGACCCGCAAACTGGGCCGCCACCACCAACCCTATGCCCGCGGCACCGAAGTGCGCAACATGCGCCAGGTCTCACTGGTCTCGCGTGAGGAGCTGGATGAGATTGCTGCCCGCTTGGACCTGTCGCACATCGACCCCGCTTGGCTGGGCGCCAACCTGACCTTGTCTGGTCTGCCCAACCTCACTCACTTGGCGCCGGGCAGCCAGCTGCATTTTGAAGGCGGTGTAGGCCTGGTGGTGGATGGCTACAATGCGCCTTGCACCAC encodes:
- a CDS encoding MOSC domain-containing protein, whose protein sequence is MNQTIARVEALCLTVKDLPGEHVDEVQVDWEGFFGDKHYGLTRKLGRHHQPYARGTEVRNMRQVSLVSREELDEIAARLDLSHIDPAWLGANLTLSGLPNLTHLAPGSQLHFEGGVGLVVDGYNAPCTTAGGYLQTLFPDREKLTNRFPKAAVDLRGLVAWVRVPGVLRLGESFLVEAPRSVPVSQA